In Rattus rattus isolate New Zealand chromosome 9, Rrattus_CSIRO_v1, whole genome shotgun sequence, a genomic segment contains:
- the LOC116909851 gene encoding cytochrome b-245 chaperone 1, whose product MYMQVETRTSTRLHLKRAPGIRSWSLLVGILSTGLAAAYYSGDSLGWKLFYVTGCLFVAVQNLEDWEEAIFNKSTGKVILKTFSLYKKLLTLLRAGHDQVVVLLKDIQDVNVEEEKVRYFGKGYMVVLRFATGFSHPLTQSAVMGRRSDVEAIAKLITSFLELHRLESPSERSQSSDSEPDGPGGQS is encoded by the exons ATGTATATGCAGGTGGAAACACGTACCAGCACCCGCCTCCATCTGAAGAGGGCTCCCGGCATCCGGTCTTGGTCCCTGCTAGTTG GAATATTATCCACTGGCCTGGCTGCTGCCTATTACAGTGGAG ATAGTCTGGGCTGGAAGCTCTTCTATGTCACAGGCTGCCTCTTTGTGGCTGTACAGAACTTGGAGGACTGGGAG GAGGCCATTTTCAACAAGAGCACTGGGAAGGTCATCTTAAAAACATTCAGCCTCTACAAGAAGCTGCTGACTCTTCTCAGAGCGGGCCACGATCAAG TGGTGGTCCTGTTGAAAGACATCCAGGATGTGAATGTGGAAGAGGAAAAGGTCCGTTACTTTGGGAAGGGCTACATGGTGGTGCTCCGGTTTGCAACAGGCTTCTCCCACCCCCTTACTCAGAGTGCAGTCATGGGCCGACGCAG TGACGTGGAAGCCATTGCCAAACTCATCACTAGCTTCTTGGAGCTGCACCGCCTGGAGAGCCCCTCAGAACGGTCACAAAGCAGCGACAGTGAACCTGATGGCCCTGGTGGCCAGAGCTGA